One part of the Parabacteroides distasonis ATCC 8503 genome encodes these proteins:
- a CDS encoding polysaccharide biosynthesis protein has product MRDPFSRLSTWYFSKKSLPYWGIILLDCCLILFSGLLVYTLNNGVLSTLDILGHLLVTLLVCLIPYLVGFRLFHTYSGIIRYSSFVDLQKVGFAVLFGLICVVVFQALTDFSPYLVYIRKRDLILSALLAMSLMWMMRVFVKYFYVSTFRVAKAERAFIYGVKQGGVSLAKSIQNQDPARFVLAGFISDMAEIGNRYLMGVKVYPNNEDLIGVMRRLQADVLLVSPLKVEAIRNNQEMVDRLIKANIKIYMTPAAQEWDGKSDLSHTQLREVNIEDLLPRDKIEIDLEAVRKQLTGKRILITGAAGSIGSEIVRQVAQFAPERMVLIDQAETPLHDVRLMMARQWSNIESYTVVSDICVRERMEELFEEHRPDYVFHAAAYKHVPMMEDNPEESVRNNVDGTRVIADLSVKYGTRKFVMVSTDKAVNPTNVMGCSKRICEIYVQSLDQAIKDGKVRGRTQFVTTRFGNVLGSNGSVIPLFKEQIKRGGPVTVTHKDIIRFFMLIPEACKLVLEAGTMGNGGEIFVFDMGKPVRIVDLAERMIRLSGVKGIEIRFTGLRDGEKLYEEVLNEEETSKPTFHPKIKIAQVRAYDYADANLRIDALVHACAVEGDMQIVKRMKEIVPEFKSQHSKYEVLDK; this is encoded by the coding sequence ATGAGGGATCCTTTTTCTCGACTATCTACCTGGTACTTTTCCAAGAAATCCTTACCCTATTGGGGTATTATCTTGCTGGATTGCTGCTTGATCTTATTTTCCGGCTTGTTGGTGTATACCTTGAATAATGGCGTATTATCAACCTTGGATATCTTGGGGCACCTGCTGGTCACGCTATTGGTATGCCTGATTCCTTATCTGGTAGGCTTTCGCCTGTTCCATACCTATTCGGGGATTATACGTTATTCCTCTTTCGTGGACTTGCAAAAGGTGGGATTCGCCGTCTTGTTTGGCTTGATTTGCGTGGTCGTGTTTCAGGCGTTGACGGACTTTTCTCCTTATTTGGTGTATATCCGTAAACGGGATCTGATCCTCTCTGCGTTGTTGGCTATGAGCTTGATGTGGATGATGCGTGTGTTCGTGAAATATTTTTATGTAAGTACTTTTCGTGTGGCTAAGGCGGAACGAGCCTTTATCTATGGCGTGAAGCAAGGTGGGGTGAGTTTGGCGAAGAGTATCCAGAATCAGGATCCGGCCCGGTTTGTGCTGGCTGGATTTATCTCGGACATGGCTGAGATTGGGAATCGGTATTTAATGGGAGTCAAGGTTTATCCGAATAACGAGGATTTGATTGGTGTGATGAGAAGGCTGCAAGCCGATGTCTTGCTGGTGTCTCCATTGAAAGTTGAGGCGATCCGGAATAATCAGGAGATGGTGGACAGGCTGATCAAGGCGAATATAAAGATCTATATGACTCCTGCCGCCCAAGAGTGGGACGGGAAGAGCGACTTGAGCCATACCCAGCTGAGGGAGGTGAATATAGAGGATTTACTGCCCCGTGATAAGATCGAGATAGACTTGGAGGCTGTGAGGAAGCAGCTTACCGGTAAGCGGATTCTGATAACAGGAGCCGCCGGGAGTATCGGTAGCGAGATCGTGCGGCAGGTAGCCCAGTTCGCCCCGGAACGTATGGTCTTGATAGATCAGGCGGAGACCCCCTTACACGATGTCCGCTTGATGATGGCTCGTCAGTGGTCGAATATAGAATCCTATACGGTTGTGAGCGATATTTGTGTGCGTGAACGCATGGAGGAGCTGTTCGAGGAGCATCGTCCGGATTACGTGTTTCATGCCGCGGCCTACAAGCATGTACCTATGATGGAGGATAATCCGGAGGAGAGTGTCCGTAACAACGTGGACGGTACCCGGGTGATCGCAGACTTGTCGGTGAAATACGGCACGAGGAAGTTTGTGATGGTATCGACTGACAAGGCGGTGAATCCCACGAACGTGATGGGCTGCTCGAAACGTATTTGCGAGATCTACGTGCAGAGCTTGGATCAGGCTATCAAGGATGGGAAGGTGAGGGGGCGTACGCAATTCGTGACGACTCGTTTCGGTAATGTGCTGGGATCGAACGGTTCCGTGATCCCGTTATTCAAGGAACAGATCAAGCGGGGCGGTCCGGTTACGGTGACGCACAAGGATATCATTCGTTTCTTCATGCTGATACCGGAGGCTTGTAAGCTGGTCCTAGAGGCCGGTACGATGGGTAATGGGGGAGAGATCTTCGTGTTCGATATGGGTAAACCTGTACGGATCGTGGATCTGGCTGAGCGTATGATCCGTCTGAGCGGGGTGAAGGGAATCGAGATCCGGTTCACGGGATTGCGAGACGGGGAGAAGTTGTATGAGGAGGTACTCAATGAGGAGGAGACCTCCAAGCCTACTTTTCATCCGAAGATCAAGATCGCCCAAGTCCGTGCGTATGACTATGCTGACGCCAATCTGCGGATTGATGCCTTGGTACATGCTTGTGCCGTGGAGGGGGATATGCAGATCGTGAAGCGGATGAAGGAGATTGTTCCTGAGTTCAAGAGCCAGCATTCTAAATACGAGGTTCTGGATAAATAA
- a CDS encoding sugar transferase, whose amino-acid sequence MKRIFDIVASGIGLILLSPLFIILTIWIKCDSIGPVFYKQVRVGRNNMDFQLFKFRSMRVGSDKKGLITVGGHDPRITRSGYYIRKYKLDEFPQLINVFKGDMSLVGPRPEVRKYVDMYTEEQMHVLDVRPGITDLASIRYRNENELLERVNDPDKYYVEVIMPDKLRINLEYVARHSFTFDIRLIFQTFRAIVSE is encoded by the coding sequence TTGAAACGTATATTTGATATTGTTGCGAGCGGGATAGGGCTTATCTTGCTTAGTCCTCTATTTATCATTTTGACAATTTGGATTAAGTGTGATTCTATCGGTCCAGTCTTTTATAAGCAAGTTCGTGTGGGGCGTAATAATATGGATTTTCAGCTATTTAAATTCCGTAGCATGCGTGTGGGTTCAGATAAGAAAGGACTTATTACTGTAGGTGGACATGATCCTCGGATTACTCGGTCCGGCTATTATATCCGTAAATACAAATTGGATGAATTTCCTCAATTGATTAATGTGTTTAAAGGGGATATGAGTTTGGTTGGTCCTCGTCCAGAAGTTCGTAAGTATGTTGATATGTATACGGAAGAACAAATGCATGTGTTGGATGTTAGGCCGGGCATTACTGATTTGGCTTCTATTCGGTATCGAAATGAGAATGAACTTCTTGAACGGGTTAATGATCCAGATAAGTATTATGTTGAAGTAATAATGCCAGATAAATTGCGTATTAATCTGGAATATGTTGCCAGACATTCCTTTACTTTCGATATAAGATTGATATTTCAAACATTTAGAGCTATTGTATCGGAATAG
- a CDS encoding DegT/DnrJ/EryC1/StrS family aminotransferase, which produces MKKIPFSPPDMSEAEINEVAEALRSGWITTGPKTKEFERLIALCCQTEQAVCLNSATACMELILRVLGVGQGDEVITPAYTYTATASVTCHVGAKVVMVDTAPDSFEMDYDKLADAITERTKVVLPVDLAGVVCDYDKIFAAVESKKHLFSPANDIQKAYGRVIVLADAAHAFGAKWHGKMCGEIADFTSFSFHAVKNLTTAEGGALTWRNHDGVDNESLYKQFQLLSLHGQNKDAFAKTRLGAWEYDIVAPYYKCNMTDVMAGIGLAQLKRYPEMLYRRRQIIERYNEGLKGCDVQVLDHFGDDHSSSGHLYLVRLLGEDVEYRNVVIEQMAERGIACNVHYKPLPIMTAYKNLGFDIANYPNAYNQYHNEITLPLHTSLTDEDVEYVISNFVDIISQ; this is translated from the coding sequence ATGAAGAAGATACCTTTTTCGCCTCCCGATATGTCAGAGGCAGAGATCAATGAAGTTGCAGAGGCTCTTCGTTCCGGTTGGATCACTACGGGGCCTAAGACAAAAGAATTTGAGAGATTAATTGCCTTGTGTTGTCAGACGGAGCAAGCTGTATGCTTGAATTCGGCTACGGCTTGTATGGAGTTGATATTGCGTGTTTTGGGCGTTGGACAAGGAGACGAGGTGATTACTCCCGCTTATACGTATACCGCTACCGCAAGTGTAACTTGTCATGTGGGGGCAAAGGTTGTCATGGTGGATACCGCTCCTGATTCGTTTGAGATGGATTATGATAAGTTGGCAGATGCGATCACGGAGAGGACAAAGGTGGTTCTGCCTGTTGATCTTGCCGGTGTGGTTTGTGATTATGATAAGATATTCGCTGCCGTAGAGAGCAAGAAACATTTGTTTTCGCCAGCGAACGATATCCAGAAGGCATACGGTCGGGTTATCGTACTTGCGGATGCCGCTCATGCTTTTGGTGCCAAATGGCATGGAAAGATGTGTGGCGAGATCGCTGATTTTACTTCGTTTTCCTTCCATGCCGTGAAAAACCTTACGACCGCAGAGGGAGGTGCGTTGACTTGGAGAAATCATGATGGGGTTGACAACGAGTCTCTTTATAAACAGTTTCAATTGCTTTCCCTTCATGGGCAGAACAAGGATGCGTTTGCTAAAACGAGGTTGGGGGCATGGGAGTATGATATTGTGGCTCCGTATTATAAGTGTAATATGACGGATGTGATGGCGGGTATTGGCCTTGCGCAGTTGAAGCGTTATCCGGAAATGCTGTATCGTCGTCGTCAGATTATTGAGAGGTATAATGAAGGACTGAAGGGGTGTGATGTGCAGGTCTTGGATCATTTTGGTGATGACCATTCTTCGAGTGGGCATTTGTATCTTGTACGTTTGCTTGGTGAGGATGTGGAATATCGAAATGTTGTGATAGAACAAATGGCTGAACGTGGGATCGCTTGTAACGTACATTATAAGCCTTTACCTATAATGACGGCCTATAAAAATTTAGGCTTTGATATCGCAAATTATCCGAATGCTTATAACCAATACCATAATGAGATTACTTTACCTTTACACACCAGTCTTACGGATGAGGATGTGGAGTATGTGATTTCCAATTTTGTTGACATTATTTCCCAATAA
- a CDS encoding glycosyltransferase — MKNKLFSVLISVYKNDNPDDFRTAIESVTIKQTVQPDEVFVYVDGPVPNALASTIKQLEMEIPAVYVHWEVENKGLGRALQYGMEHVKHELVARMDADDISVPDRFECQLCQFEKDLELSVASGHIVDFIGTPENVIGKRTVPIGSETCMQYIKKRDVVNHPAVMFRKSEVLRAGNYQDWYLNEDSYLWLRMYLVGCKFNNLDRVLVYMRSGEGQYARRGGWKYFRSEAGLQKLRYKHRIISFPRYLFNMTVHFTVKVLMPNSVRGWVFQKLLRE, encoded by the coding sequence ATGAAAAACAAGCTATTTAGCGTACTTATTTCTGTTTATAAGAACGATAACCCTGATGATTTTAGAACAGCTATCGAGAGTGTGACCATTAAGCAGACGGTACAACCGGATGAAGTGTTCGTCTATGTGGATGGACCTGTACCTAATGCTCTGGCGAGTACTATCAAACAACTTGAAATGGAGATTCCGGCTGTTTATGTACATTGGGAGGTTGAGAATAAAGGTCTCGGCAGGGCTTTGCAATATGGTATGGAACATGTGAAGCATGAGTTGGTCGCACGAATGGATGCAGATGATATATCTGTTCCGGACAGATTTGAATGTCAACTTTGTCAGTTTGAGAAAGATCTAGAGTTGAGTGTTGCAAGTGGGCACATTGTTGATTTTATTGGTACTCCTGAAAATGTTATCGGTAAACGTACAGTTCCCATAGGTAGTGAGACATGTATGCAATATATCAAGAAACGCGATGTAGTTAATCATCCTGCGGTGATGTTCCGAAAGTCGGAAGTGTTGCGAGCTGGTAACTATCAGGATTGGTATTTAAACGAAGATTCTTATTTGTGGTTGAGAATGTATCTAGTGGGATGCAAATTCAATAATTTAGATAGAGTACTTGTATATATGCGTTCGGGCGAAGGACAGTATGCTAGACGTGGTGGTTGGAAATACTTCAGGAGTGAAGCTGGTTTACAGAAGTTGCGTTATAAACATAGAATCATCAGTTTTCCTCGATACTTATTTAATATGACAGTCCATTTCACAGTGAAAGTGTTGATGCCAAACAGTGTAAGAGGGTGGGTATTTCAGAAGTTGTTAAGAGAATAA
- a CDS encoding LicD family protein → MKSDSELMNELAHKTNYLHEMTSSESSAMKRALLDIYRDVAKLCEKEGLTLMLSGGSCLGAVRHKGFIPWDDDLDVMMRRDDYERLIRLCKEGRLGDKYEFDYPNKDADAKTVFLKIYRKNSFNIELFNENSPFPKGLYIDVFALDSVPQSKFMQAMKGFVANVIQFISIMVLYAQYPSKSLSEFVSLDSSLKRRYQIKKIMGSFFGIIPHAKWVYWFDRFVASSKNGNPLGIPTGRKYYNGEIFDASVYFPPKEALFEGEIVYIPADYDRYLTNLYHDYMQLPPVEKRERHFILKFQLPND, encoded by the coding sequence ATGAAATCTGATAGTGAATTGATGAATGAGTTAGCTCATAAAACGAATTATTTACATGAGATGACATCTTCGGAGTCTTCTGCCATGAAGCGAGCTTTGTTGGATATATACAGGGATGTAGCGAAATTATGTGAAAAAGAAGGCTTGACATTAATGCTCAGTGGTGGAAGTTGTTTGGGAGCAGTCCGACATAAAGGTTTTATACCTTGGGATGATGATTTAGACGTAATGATGAGACGTGATGATTATGAAAGATTGATTCGATTGTGTAAGGAGGGGAGGTTAGGTGATAAATATGAGTTTGACTATCCTAATAAGGATGCTGATGCGAAAACAGTATTCTTGAAGATATATAGAAAGAACTCCTTTAATATAGAACTTTTCAATGAAAACTCTCCCTTCCCTAAAGGTTTATATATTGATGTATTTGCTTTAGATTCAGTACCTCAGTCTAAGTTCATGCAAGCCATGAAAGGTTTTGTTGCCAATGTAATCCAGTTTATATCCATTATGGTTTTGTATGCGCAGTATCCTAGTAAGTCTTTGTCTGAATTTGTATCTCTAGATTCATCGTTAAAGAGAAGATATCAGATTAAGAAAATCATGGGATCTTTCTTCGGAATTATTCCACATGCAAAATGGGTTTATTGGTTTGATCGTTTTGTGGCTTCTTCAAAGAATGGTAACCCTCTAGGTATTCCTACTGGTAGAAAATATTATAATGGAGAAATATTTGATGCTTCTGTATATTTTCCTCCAAAAGAGGCTTTGTTTGAAGGAGAAATCGTTTATATACCTGCTGACTATGATCGGTATTTGACAAATCTTTATCATGATTATATGCAATTGCCTCCAGTAGAAAAAAGAGAGAGGCATTTTATTTTGAAGTTTCAATTGCCTAATGATTGA
- a CDS encoding bifunctional cytidylyltransferase/SDR family oxidoreductase, whose translation MRNIAVVLAGGFGQRLGDATPKQFLKLAGKKVIEHTIDVFQNHPLIDEIVVVSNPNYVQEVENILVKNEYSKMKKILKGGKERYHSSLAAINAYEEEVNMIFHDAVRPLVNDRIISDCINALKTYNAVDVAIKTTDTIIQIDAADHITGIPAREYLRNGQTPQAFKRSTIKRAYELALKDVSFQTTDDCGVVYKYLPEEFVYVVKGEQFNMKLTYKEDLFLLDKLFQLKSIAQQNETVTPKTIAALPSSVIVVFGGSYGIGLDIIHICRQYGAHIYSFSRSENGVDVSDPALVADALRTVMDKEGRIDAVVNTAGVLNREPLATMTYEEICKSIHVNYLGAVIVARESYPYLKMSKGALLLFTSSSYTRGRQLYSLYSSSKAAIVNFVQALSEEWQDSGIRINCINPERTKTPMRERNFGIEPEDTLLKSSVVASVSVNTIFSSLTGEVVDVKKRP comes from the coding sequence ATGAGAAATATAGCTGTGGTTTTGGCCGGTGGTTTCGGTCAACGTTTAGGAGATGCGACACCTAAACAGTTCTTGAAGTTAGCGGGGAAAAAAGTGATTGAACATACGATAGATGTTTTCCAAAATCATCCGTTAATAGATGAGATCGTTGTGGTTTCTAATCCTAATTATGTGCAGGAGGTAGAGAATATCTTGGTGAAGAATGAATATTCCAAGATGAAGAAAATCCTCAAGGGAGGAAAGGAACGTTACCATTCAAGTTTAGCGGCGATTAATGCTTATGAGGAAGAGGTGAATATGATTTTCCACGATGCGGTTCGCCCATTGGTCAATGATCGTATTATATCTGATTGTATCAATGCCTTGAAAACGTATAATGCGGTGGATGTCGCAATCAAGACGACTGATACGATCATTCAAATTGATGCGGCGGACCATATTACCGGAATACCTGCTAGGGAGTATTTGCGTAACGGACAGACTCCGCAAGCTTTTAAGCGTTCTACGATAAAACGAGCTTATGAATTGGCTTTAAAGGATGTTAGTTTTCAAACGACAGATGATTGTGGGGTTGTCTACAAGTATCTTCCGGAAGAATTCGTGTATGTAGTCAAGGGTGAACAGTTTAATATGAAATTGACTTACAAAGAAGATCTGTTTTTATTGGATAAATTGTTTCAGCTAAAATCAATCGCTCAACAGAATGAAACGGTAACTCCTAAGACTATAGCCGCTTTGCCTTCATCGGTTATCGTTGTTTTTGGCGGAAGCTATGGGATTGGGCTTGATATTATCCATATTTGTCGCCAGTACGGGGCGCATATCTATTCTTTCAGCCGTTCAGAGAATGGAGTGGATGTCTCCGATCCTGCTCTAGTGGCTGATGCTTTGAGAACTGTCATGGATAAGGAAGGACGTATAGATGCGGTTGTCAATACGGCTGGAGTCTTGAATCGGGAGCCATTGGCTACAATGACATATGAGGAGATTTGTAAAAGTATTCATGTGAATTATCTTGGAGCTGTTATTGTAGCAAGGGAATCTTATCCGTATTTAAAAATGAGCAAAGGGGCGTTGCTGCTGTTTACTTCCAGTTCTTATACGAGGGGGCGTCAATTATATAGCTTGTATTCATCTTCTAAAGCCGCTATCGTGAATTTTGTACAAGCGTTGAGTGAAGAGTGGCAGGATAGTGGTATTCGTATCAATTGTATTAATCCGGAACGGACTAAGACCCCTATGCGGGAGAGAAATTTTGGCATAGAACCGGAGGATACCTTGTTGAAATCAAGTGTTGTTGCGTCTGTGTCGGTGAATACTATATTTTCTTCCCTGACCGGAGAAGTGGTGGATGTTAAAAAAAGACCGTAA
- a CDS encoding glycosyltransferase family 4 protein: protein MCNILIVTHAFLPDLDGGIIVAYDYANLLVDLGHKVTVLSKEYKNPIQSTKFTYIQIPNKYGEYFWMYNYGTFLKNMDLDGFDLILLNQCPSAAIAGKYFSKEQLSRTVPIIQGVEVEWVYRNVDLKSNLFYNVFLRMKHYHRKCLMSCRKIVSVSDFHRQKVISAGDFQSISNKFQVIYTGIDKELFREIPSDFRKQIVAFDKDILLTVSRIEKMKGLAEMLSVYKRLIEKNDRYIWVIIGDGPYLQSLKEEVKREGLDTSVIFLGRRNRDELSYYYSAADCFWLLSNYDECLPLVYLEAQACGIPAIGRKKGGTQETIRNRRTGFLVKSDEECLEILLNREYRYIEKDALRDFSASFDKIQATQSLIS from the coding sequence ATGTGTAATATTTTGATTGTAACCCATGCTTTTCTTCCAGATTTAGATGGAGGAATCATTGTTGCTTATGATTATGCAAATCTTTTGGTAGACTTGGGTCATAAAGTGACTGTATTATCGAAGGAATATAAGAATCCAATCCAAAGTACTAAATTTACATATATTCAAATACCCAATAAATATGGTGAGTATTTTTGGATGTATAATTATGGTACGTTCTTGAAAAATATGGATTTGGATGGTTTTGATCTTATCTTGTTGAATCAGTGTCCTTCGGCTGCTATAGCAGGAAAATATTTCTCAAAAGAACAATTGAGTAGAACTGTACCTATCATACAAGGTGTGGAGGTTGAATGGGTTTATAGAAATGTAGACCTGAAGAGTAATCTTTTCTATAACGTGTTTTTGAGGATGAAACATTATCATAGGAAGTGTTTGATGAGTTGTAGAAAGATTGTCTCGGTCAGTGATTTTCATAGACAAAAAGTAATCTCTGCCGGAGATTTTCAATCCATATCAAATAAATTTCAGGTAATCTATACAGGAATAGATAAAGAACTATTTAGGGAAATTCCTTCCGATTTTAGGAAGCAAATAGTCGCTTTTGATAAAGATATATTGCTTACGGTTAGTAGGATAGAAAAGATGAAAGGTCTTGCGGAGATGTTATCTGTTTATAAGCGTTTGATAGAAAAAAATGACCGATATATATGGGTAATTATTGGTGATGGCCCTTATTTGCAATCGTTGAAGGAAGAGGTTAAAAGAGAAGGGTTAGATACATCTGTTATTTTTTTAGGAAGAAGGAATAGGGATGAGTTGAGTTATTATTATTCTGCGGCTGATTGTTTTTGGTTACTGTCTAATTATGATGAATGTCTTCCTTTGGTTTATTTAGAGGCTCAAGCTTGTGGTATTCCTGCGATCGGACGTAAGAAAGGGGGGACGCAAGAAACGATCCGGAATCGTAGAACTGGTTTTCTTGTTAAGTCTGATGAGGAGTGCCTTGAGATTCTTTTAAATAGAGAATATAGGTATATTGAGAAAGATGCGCTTCGTGATTTTTCTGCTTCTTTTGATAAAATACAAGCGACTCAAAGTTTAATATCTTAA